In Prochlorococcus marinus CUG1415, the sequence CTTAGAATTATCAGAATTAGGTTTTCAGATAACAATAATAGATCCATCTCAACTCCAAAATAGTAGCAATGCAGCTTTAGGCTTACTAATGGGTAATATGTATCAAAAAAGAAGAGGTAGAAGTTGGGATCTCAGGAAGCAAAGCATTGAATTATGGCCAAAATGGATTGCATTCCTGCAAAAATTTAATAATGAATTAAATATCGAAAAACCATTAATACAACTAACTACGAATGAAAGAAAGTTTAAAAAATTAGAGAAATTTATTTATGAAAATAATGATATAAACTTAAGAATTCTAGAAAAAGACTCAATATTTATCCAAAATATAAATAAAGCCTTCCAAACAAAAAATATAAAAGGAATGATTTCCTTAAAGGATGGAAGAATAAATGCTATGTCGTTACTCAAAACGTTAGATAAATATCTAAAAGATAAAAAAATAAATTTTTTAGAAGAAGAAATAATAAAAATAAGAAAATTAAACAATCATTGGATTTCTACAACAAGAAACAATAAAAGCATCAAGTCTGACATGGTTATTTTGTGTAATTCTCTAAAAGCGGTTGATTTAATAGATAACCTATCTCACAACATCAAATTAAAACCTGTTTTAGGCCAAGCTATAGAAGTTGAAATAAATGAGGCAGAAGTTGATTTATTATCCCTTCCAAAACAATTCAATATAGATGGTAAAAATATAATTCCAAAATCAAAAAATAAGCTCATTATTGGTTCAACTGACGAATATTGTACTAGGCCAGAAGAGAATACATTCGAAAAACTCACAAATTTTCTCGATAAACAACCAAGTTGGCTTACGAAAGGTAAAATTTCTAAAAAATGGTACGGAATAAGATCAAAACCTGATGGGGAGCCTTCACCAATAATGAAAAACTTAGAGAATGGATTAATTATATGTACAGGTTTTTATAAAAATGGAATTTTACTTGCTCCTGCTTGTTCTAAATGGGTTGCCAATGAAATTAAAAATTATCTGTCCTAATCTTTTGTTTCAGTAAAGTCTGCATCGATTACATCATCTCCACCTTTTTCATTTGAATCATTTTGATCAGGTCCTCCCGCTGAGCCTGGTGAAGGAGGCTGATTACCAGGTTGCTGATAAACAGATGAACCAACTGCATAAAGTTCTTGCTGAAGTTCCTCAAGAAGTTTTTTCATTGATTCATAATCTTCTTTTGAAGTTGCCTCTTTTAAAGCATTACTTTTTTCTTCAACCTTGGACTTTGCTGCAGCATCAATTTTGTCTCCCAGTTCACCAAGTTGCTTTTCTGTCTGATATACAAGTGTTTCAGCTTGATTTTTTAAATCAATTTTTTCTCTTTTTTCTTTATCTGCGGATGCATTTGATTCAGCATCTTTTACCATTTTGTCTACTTCATTATCAGATAGAGTGGAAGCACCAGTGATAGAAATACTTTGCTCTTTACCACTTCCCTTGTCTTTAGCAGTAACACTAAGAATACCATTTGCATCTATATCAAATGTAACTTCAATTTGGGGCACACCTCTTGGAGCTGAAGGGATACCATCCAATCTAAAAGTTCCTAAACTTTTATTATCAGAGGCCATTTCTCTTTCACCTTGTAAAACATGTATTTCTACATTTGTTTGACCGTCAACAGCAGTTGAATATGTTTCAGCTTTCTTCGTAGGGACTGTAGTATTTCGATTTATCATTTTTGTCATTACTCCCCCCAAAGTCTCTACACCTAAAGAAAGTGGAGTTACATCAAGCAACAATATATCTTTTACCTCTCCTGCTAGAACTCCTCCCTGAATTGCAGCTCCAACAGCTACTACCTCATCAGGATTAACAGTTTGATTTGGTTCTTTACCTATTATTTTTTTTACTAAATCTAAAACAGCAGGTATTCTAGATGAGCCTCCCACCATTACAACCTCATCAATTTCAGTAGTAGAAATTTTTGCATCGCTTATAGCTCTCTCAACTGGGGTCTTACACCTATCAATTAAAGAAGCGGCTAATTCCTCAAACTTTGCTCTAGTGAGGTTCAAATCCAAATGCTTTGGCCCTTCAGGTGTCGCTGTAATAAAAGGTAAATTTATTTCACTTTGGGTAGCATTTGAAAGCTCAATTTTTGCTTTTTCTGCTGCCTCAGTCAATCTTTGTAAAGCTTGCTTATCTTGTCTAAGGTCGATTCCCTCATTTGATTTAAAAGTACTAGCTAAGTGATCTACGATACATCTATCAAAATCATCACCACCTAAATGTGTATCTCCAGATGTAGAGAGAACTTCAGTTACTCCATCACCAGCTTCAATAACTGAAACGTCAAATGTTCCTCCCCCTAAATCAAAAACAAGAATTTTTTCATTTTCTTTATCCAAACCATATGCTAGAGCTGCTGCAGTTGGCTCATTGACAATTCTGAGAACTTCTAAACCTGCGATCTTTCCTGCATCTTTTGTAGCCTGTCTTTGAGAGTCATTAAAATAAGCTGGAACTGTAATAACAGCCTGCGTAACTTTTTCACCAAGGTATTTACCCGCATCATCTGCCAACTTTCTTAAAATTTGAGAACTGACCTCTTCAGGAGAAAACTGTTTATCCAAAATAGGACACTTTAATTTCACACTAGAACCAGATTTTTCAACAGAGTAACTAACTTCTTTGGATTCTTCATTAACTTCATCTACTCGTCTACCAACAAAACGCTTTGCAGAATAAAACGTATTTTCAGGATTCATAACCGCTTGTCTTTTTGCGATTTGTCCAACAAGCTGATCTTGATTTTTTGTATATGCAACAACTGATGGAGTAGTTCTGAAACCTTCAGCATTTGCTATTACAGTAGGTTTACCACCTTCCATTACAGCGACACAACTATTAGTTGTTCCTAAATCGATTCCTACAACCTTCCCCATGGGTAAATTCTCGTATTTTATATTCTCCATAATCGGTCATCGGCGTCATTATTGTTACTCAAGGACGGGGTGTGGTTCCCGAACAGATCTTTATTTTTTAAGGAAAAAATTCTAAACATGATTTCAAGTAAGACATCTTTTATTGCATTAATAGGCAATCCAGTAAGTCATTCCTTGTCACCGATTATGCAAAATGCTGCCCTTCAATATTTAGGCCTCGATTTAATTTATATTGCTATACCTTGCAAAGATGAAGATCTAGAATTAGTTCTGAATTCTTTAAAAAAAATTAATTGCAAAGGTTTAAATATTACAATTCCCCATAAAGAAAAAGTATGTAACCTCTGTAGTGAAATTTCCCCGATTGCAAGGAAACTGAAAGCAATTAATACTCTAAAATTAAATACTGAAAAAGAATGGAGCGCAACTAATACTGATGTAGAAGGATTTATTTATCCGTTAAAAAAATTAAACTTAACAAAAAAGAAATCGATTGTTCTTGGCTCGGGCGGTGCAGCACGATCTGTTATTCAAGGATTAATAAATTTAAATCTTTCAAGAATTTCAGTAGTATCACGGAACAAACCATCACTAGATGAACTGATAAAAAATTTTGACAATCAAATTGAACTTCAGGGTTTGTTAAATAATGATAATCAAGCTCAAAATTTAATTGAAGAAGCAGATTTAATTGTAAATACAACACCCGTAGGAATGAAAACAGCTAAACATGAAATGAATATATTGCCATATGGGGAGTCTTTTTGGAGATCTCTTAACTCAAAAACAATTGTTTATGATTTAATTTATAATCCTGCTCCAACTCATCTATTGAAATTTAGCGCCAACAGAGGATGCATGACTATCGATGGTTTGCAAATGCTTGTTGCTCAGGGATTGAAATCATTATCATTTTGGACAAATGGCTTAGAGGTACCTTTTCATATTATGAATGACGCACTCAAAAATTATCTTTAAAATAAATGATGCTAATGTTCAAGGAAATGCACATTATGATGTATCGTTAAAGATGAACAGACGCTCATCACATAAATTTATGAGCCAAAGACCTTGTCTGAAACTATGAACGATCAACAATCTTATTACGAAACCATGTACATCCTCCGCCCAGATATTGCGGAAGATGAAGTAACTAACCACATTGACAATTACAATAAGCTTTTAGAAGAATTTGGCGGTACCATCCTCGATAGTCAAATGAGGGGTAAAAGAAGATTAGCCTATCAAATAGCAAAACATAGAGAAGGTATTTACGTCCAACTAAGTCATCAAGGTGATGGACAACATATTTTCAAAATTGAAAAAGCAATGAGACTTAGTGAAGATGTTATAAGATACATGACCGTTAAACAAGAAGGACCTTTGCCAACTCCAAGACCTTCTACTAAGAGTGCAACTCAAGGAGATGATAAAGAGAATAAAGAAACTAAAGTTGAATCTAAGGAAAAACAACCACTAGAAAGCGCGAATACTTCAACTTCGGGACAAGATGATACTGAAACTAAAAAAAATGCAGAATCTTAAATATTAATCTTTTGTTTTTGAATTTAACTCAGCCCATATTTTATTCGACATGCCCCACATATAAATAAAACCCTCTGCTAGAGAATGATTAAAAACATCGTCTTTGCTATACGTTGCCAAATCTTCCCTGTAAAGTGAATTATTTTCCGAAATTCTCCCAATTACTATTGCGTTCCCCTTATGAAGTCTAATCTTTACTCTTCCATTAACTGAAGTTTGAGTCGATGAAATAAATGCATCTAAACTATCTTTAAGAGGTCCAAACCAAAAACCTTGATAGACTAATTGACCCCATTTTTTTTCCACTATTCCTTTAAAGTCAACAACATCTGGGTTTAATGTAATACTCTCTAATTCTTTGTGAGCTTTGATTAAAAGTAAGAGGCCAGGTGTTTCATATATCTCTCTACTTTTAATTCCTACTACTCGATCTTCAATCATATCTATTCTTCCAAAACCATATTTACCTGCAAGATCATTAGCTTTTTGAATAATCTCTAATGGTGTTAAAAATTCATCATTAATTCCAACTGGAAAACCATTCTTAAAAACAATTTCTATATCTTGAGGGGAATCGGGTGAATTATCAATTGATGATGTCATCGCAAATATATCTTCAGGTGCTTCTTGCATTGGGTCTTCTAAAATCCCCGCTTCAATACTCCTACCTAGTAAGTTAACGTCTATTGAATATGGTGATTTTTTTGATACTGGTGCAGGAATACCAAATTTTTCTCCATAAACTATTGCCTCCTCCCTACTCATATTCCACTCCCTTGCAGGAGTAATTATTTTCAAATCAGGGCCTAAAGCATTAATTGCTAAATCAAATCGAACTTGATCATTGCCTTTACCAGTACATCCATGAGCTACTCCATCCGCATTAAGCTCTCGAGCAATATTTACGAGATTTTCAGCAATTAAAGGCCTTGCAAGAGCTGTAGATAAAGGATATTTATCTAAATATAATGCATTTGCTCTAATAGCTGGAAAAGCGTATCTCTCAACAAAACTATTAACTAAATTTCCAACGATTGATTGAGATGCACCAGAATTTAAAGCTTTTTGCCTAATAAGTTCTAAATCCTCGCCTTGTCCAAGATCTGCTACAAAAGTAACCACTTCTGAAATTCCATATTCATTCTTTAAATATGGAATACAAACGCTCGTATCTACCCCGCCAGAATAAGCTAGTACAACTTTTTTTACCTGCTGCATCTAAATTTGCTCCATAAATTTAAATTTTTGACGTAATTAAGAATTTGAAAACTTATTAAAAACTAATATTATTGTAACTAAAAGAGCTGGGCCAAAAACTAATAACAAGATAAGAAAGTTATTAATTATTA encodes:
- a CDS encoding FAD-dependent oxidoreductase is translated as MKSLKENSQKIHLVIIGSGIIGKFNALELSELGFQITIIDPSQLQNSSNAALGLLMGNMYQKRRGRSWDLRKQSIELWPKWIAFLQKFNNELNIEKPLIQLTTNERKFKKLEKFIYENNDINLRILEKDSIFIQNINKAFQTKNIKGMISLKDGRINAMSLLKTLDKYLKDKKINFLEEEIIKIRKLNNHWISTTRNNKSIKSDMVILCNSLKAVDLIDNLSHNIKLKPVLGQAIEVEINEAEVDLLSLPKQFNIDGKNIIPKSKNKLIIGSTDEYCTRPEENTFEKLTNFLDKQPSWLTKGKISKKWYGIRSKPDGEPSPIMKNLENGLIICTGFYKNGILLAPACSKWVANEIKNYLS
- the dnaK gene encoding molecular chaperone DnaK; this translates as MGKVVGIDLGTTNSCVAVMEGGKPTVIANAEGFRTTPSVVAYTKNQDQLVGQIAKRQAVMNPENTFYSAKRFVGRRVDEVNEESKEVSYSVEKSGSSVKLKCPILDKQFSPEEVSSQILRKLADDAGKYLGEKVTQAVITVPAYFNDSQRQATKDAGKIAGLEVLRIVNEPTAAALAYGLDKENEKILVFDLGGGTFDVSVIEAGDGVTEVLSTSGDTHLGGDDFDRCIVDHLASTFKSNEGIDLRQDKQALQRLTEAAEKAKIELSNATQSEINLPFITATPEGPKHLDLNLTRAKFEELAASLIDRCKTPVERAISDAKISTTEIDEVVMVGGSSRIPAVLDLVKKIIGKEPNQTVNPDEVVAVGAAIQGGVLAGEVKDILLLDVTPLSLGVETLGGVMTKMINRNTTVPTKKAETYSTAVDGQTNVEIHVLQGEREMASDNKSLGTFRLDGIPSAPRGVPQIEVTFDIDANGILSVTAKDKGSGKEQSISITGASTLSDNEVDKMVKDAESNASADKEKREKIDLKNQAETLVYQTEKQLGELGDKIDAAAKSKVEEKSNALKEATSKEDYESMKKLLEELQQELYAVGSSVYQQPGNQPPSPGSAGGPDQNDSNEKGGDDVIDADFTETKD
- a CDS encoding shikimate dehydrogenase, yielding MISSKTSFIALIGNPVSHSLSPIMQNAALQYLGLDLIYIAIPCKDEDLELVLNSLKKINCKGLNITIPHKEKVCNLCSEISPIARKLKAINTLKLNTEKEWSATNTDVEGFIYPLKKLNLTKKKSIVLGSGGAARSVIQGLINLNLSRISVVSRNKPSLDELIKNFDNQIELQGLLNNDNQAQNLIEEADLIVNTTPVGMKTAKHEMNILPYGESFWRSLNSKTIVYDLIYNPAPTHLLKFSANRGCMTIDGLQMLVAQGLKSLSFWTNGLEVPFHIMNDALKNYL
- the rpsF gene encoding 30S ribosomal protein S6, producing the protein MNDQQSYYETMYILRPDIAEDEVTNHIDNYNKLLEEFGGTILDSQMRGKRRLAYQIAKHREGIYVQLSHQGDGQHIFKIEKAMRLSEDVIRYMTVKQEGPLPTPRPSTKSATQGDDKENKETKVESKEKQPLESANTSTSGQDDTETKKNAES
- a CDS encoding argininosuccinate synthase encodes the protein MQQVKKVVLAYSGGVDTSVCIPYLKNEYGISEVVTFVADLGQGEDLELIRQKALNSGASQSIVGNLVNSFVERYAFPAIRANALYLDKYPLSTALARPLIAENLVNIARELNADGVAHGCTGKGNDQVRFDLAINALGPDLKIITPAREWNMSREEAIVYGEKFGIPAPVSKKSPYSIDVNLLGRSIEAGILEDPMQEAPEDIFAMTSSIDNSPDSPQDIEIVFKNGFPVGINDEFLTPLEIIQKANDLAGKYGFGRIDMIEDRVVGIKSREIYETPGLLLLIKAHKELESITLNPDVVDFKGIVEKKWGQLVYQGFWFGPLKDSLDAFISSTQTSVNGRVKIRLHKGNAIVIGRISENNSLYREDLATYSKDDVFNHSLAEGFIYMWGMSNKIWAELNSKTKD